Within the Hippoglossus stenolepis isolate QCI-W04-F060 chromosome 2, HSTE1.2, whole genome shotgun sequence genome, the region tacagcTTATCAAATGTGATGAGAGCAGAACAAACCCTCAGAGGGACTCGATCAGGACACTCTCCAGTGGAACTGCTAGTTCAGATCATGAAAAtccaaaaagaacagaaacctacgcagcagcagataaatatgccccgttcactaaatatgtaaatacaatgaggGCGAGTGGATTCACAATTTACAGAGATAggcaataataaaaacaaaccaggttcacatttacaatgtgaccTAACATCCCATAACACTGATGGACTATAATCAAACCAAAGTGAAGTCgatctgttggacatgttgacgctctgaTTCATTCATCAGTAAGTCTGTTCaatgactcttgttcagtgagttcatggacacacagtcagtttgtttcacctccatctcacatgtggaaaagaaaagaaccaataatcagctcattgatgatgatcaggatcaatacaggttatAAAACATCAGGGAACcttatttctacattgatttagaaaacaacagcaacattatttctttcaaacacattcatgtcagtgtcattgtagaattctgtctttacaaagtgagaactgaatatcTGTGGTgcaggaaggtcagtgtttgattgacagctgatctctgtgcggagcagaaacgtcacgACGACGAACTTTgagcaacaaacatggagacaaaagaagtaaatgataaaaacacagaatctaaatcaatcaatcaatcaaattttatttgtatagcccatattcacaaatacaatctgtctcatagggctttaacaaggtgtgacatcctctgttcttaaccctcaacaagagaaaggaaaaactactaaaaaaaacattttaacagtttaaaaagaacatagaaacctcagagagccacatgtgagggatccctctcccaggacggactgaagtgcaatagatgcctcgtgtaaaggagaacatcagcaagataagattgattagaataaacactttctagcataatggaaggtcaatgaattgatggattattgtcagtaatggtcgagtatctgaggagaaatattatatatcaagcagtcttgttgtaatcatagtccatgttCAGCTGCCACCTAcatcgtggtccaccaccactatcagatgccaacacgatacaggatccgccattattatcaggATCAGCCAGCTAGACACAGGATCCGCCAggtttaaatcactgcttttaatgactcgagtctatttgagtttacagaactcagctgtggcTCCATCACAACAAACCataactccagcatagagaggctgagtgactGTGgcctggactctgtggaggagagtcatggtgtcagagacgctgtagaaggacagaacacctgcactctgatccaggtacactcctactctggaggacagaggacctGACACTAGAGTGTTGATGCTgttataataaaagtaataacttTTTTCATAACAATGTAACGAGcaagatttatcattgtatCCAAAAAAACATTCTTGTGAGTaccctgctctgctgatattcttgtatgtgactgctacatAAACTGGTCCtctcaccttcacctccacctcccagtaacaacgtccagtcagactctctctactcaggacctgcCAACAaccagtgaatctgtctgggtgatcagaataagactgttcttCTCTCATTactgttacttttctgtttccctcagataataacagatgtttgtgtgctgtgtttggatccagtgtgatttcctgtgaatagtttaagaagtcagctctggtcttgAGCTCTGGTTGTAGCagtaaaacattcacttgagacacaatctgtaaaatctttttctcactcagaatgtcctgtagtcgacctctgacctgtgacacagctgctgtcacgtcctcaaagtacctcagaggacggatcctgatgctggatgagtgtgtagattcactgagtggtgacagtgaggggtagttgtgtagaaactggttgtgatcctctgtgtctgagagctgcttcagttcatggtctttcctcttcagctcagtgatctcctgctccagtctctcctgaagctctctgactcgactcacttcagtttgctgCTTGGATCTGATCTGCttcttcacatcagagcttcttttctccagcagacggatcagctcagtgaagatcttctcactgtccttcactgctttatcagcagagccattgacggtctcctcctcctgttgaagcagcttcacatctttctctctgtcctggagtccctgctggattgtttgtctcctcagcccgagctctctctgcctctcagtcctttctgctgcagctgacactgtgtcgtggtctttatgttcatccacagagcagagataacagatacactgctgatcagtgcggcagaacatcttcatcacctcatcgtgacgagagcagatgttctcctggagcttctccgagggctccaccagcttgtgcttcttaaatGGAGGTGACTGaaaatgaggctggaggtgtttttcacaataagaggctaaacaaaccaaacaggacttgagagctttcagttttctcccagtgcagaaatcacaggccacatcttcaggtccagcatagcagtgatcagcaggagcagcttggagtccagtcttcttcagctcctccactaaatcagctaacatggtgttttccccaggacaggcctcggtgtgaaggtctgtctacactgagggcagctgtagcttcctctctcctcccctttgtcccagtgggtgttaatacagctcagacagtagctgtgtccacagccagtagtcaccggatccttcagtggatccagacagatcgaacaacagaatctttctctgtccagttgattttcttgctgcgccatttcagctggtgtcagtgactgtagaatagtttcacttcctctgaacagaaacagatctctgctcctccctctctccttcactccctgcagtgactcatctccaaCAGTTCAgggcttgttgttcactggtccttACACTGACACATCTGTGAAGGAGACACAGAAatatcctgactgggaggagctggttatgagtttgtatctgtgttatcacatttcaaagtgaatagtTGCACTGGGaactgtcacattcagctcacaacagcacaggttgtaatattcacattcttcaaagtttccagaaaagtTAACGAATCTTTTcagtggaataaaaaacaacttacaaagggcttcacaaatgaaaaacacaagtaaaaatacattaaaacacacgtatgaaagagtcaaagtataaaaacactacaggtgacagaaatgtaatcatgaacacactttaaaaactagtgttgtgcaatag harbors:
- the LOC124851217 gene encoding LOW QUALITY PROTEIN: tripartite motif-containing protein 16-like (The sequence of the model RefSeq protein was modified relative to this genomic sequence to represent the inferred CDS: inserted 1 base in 1 codon), which translates into the protein MAQQENQLDRERFCCSICLDPLKDPVTTGCGHSYCLSCINTHWDKGEERGSYSCPQCRQTFTPRPVLXENTMLADLVEELKKTGLQAAPADHCYAGPEDVACDFCTGRKLKALKSCLVCLASYCEKHLQPHFQSPPFKKHKLVEPSEKLQENICSRHDEVMKMFCRTDQQCICYLCSVDEHKDHDTVSAAAERTERQRELGLRRQTIQQGLQDREKDVKLLQQEEETVNGSADKAVKDSEKIFTELIRLLEKRSSDVKKQIRSKQQTEVSRVRELQERLEQEITELKRKDHELKQLSDTEDHNQFLHNYPSLSPLSESTHSSSIRIRPLRYFEDVTAAVSQVRGRLQDILSEKKILQIVSQVNVLLLQPELKTRADFLNYSQEITLDPNTAHKHLLLSEGNRKVTVMREEQSYSDHPDRFTGCWQVLSRESLTGRCYWEVEVKVRGPVYVAVTYKNISRAGYSQECFFGGPLSSRVGVYLDQSAGVLSFYSVSDTMTLLHRVQATVTQPLYAGVMVCCDGATAEFCKLK